DNA from Brassica napus cultivar Da-Ae chromosome C4, Da-Ae, whole genome shotgun sequence:
TCCACCACTCATCTATTCACTATTTCAACGGTCCAGATTAATTTTGAGATCTATGACAAGACTGATATTTGTCTTATATTTCAACCATTAGATCTTTTTTTGTACATTTTACATGGACGATCCAGATTAACTGGTTTGGATAAAGTCACagtcttcatctttttttttttttcacggtTCTGTTTACGTCGGAATTAAACTGCTATAAAGGATATTTGTTTTCTAACCCCATCCTATCAATCTTGCTTATTCTATAACCAAACATGCTTGTCCAGTAATCTAATTTGCTACATGTTCTTTTCGTCACATTTGATACACGTAGGATTAAACTGACCAACATAAGATTAAACTGACCAACGACAGAGCGGTCTCCTATTTCTTCCATCATTTAGCCGCTCACGAAAACATGAATCTCTTCGTCACATTTGATACAAAGGGTGACAAACAGCACCGAGCCAAGTTGGTGACAAACCACAACATTTCTCAACACGTAACCAACCTATAAAGCCTAACTTCAACTCCTTTTGCCCCCTTCAACCTCTTCCTTCAAAATCCTGAGTTTCTCCCTTTTCGATAAATCAACATGTACATATAGTGGATACTCAACATCACCTCCACCCTAGTGAGACTTGCTGAACACATGTCATTCCTTAACCAACTTCACCATGTACTCCacattttaatcatatttttcttcATCCACTATACACCCCACCTCTCCTCATGTGTCCCACTAATCTCTAGAAATGGTTGTACAACAACCTGCAACATGTACACCCAATTAGCGTACATTTGTATAAATGTGTACAtcattgtaaataaacaaactCGTACATAAACAAACTTCTACATATGTACACATCTCGAATGGTCTATTTTCGTACACATGTACACATAATAATGAACTCAAGCTAAATACAAacatactaggataagacccgcgccttgcgcgggattaagttattatttttattatattttggagaatgaaacaatagtttggcttcatttggattacgggtgttcaacccggatatcgggttagtttcggttcggttcggtttttttcggtatttggttagtaaaatataactactattctaaatcaatatttactttgactttagtctttcacatacttttgaaagatttcaactggacgactaaattgatcggccaatcttgttgctttaaatcattagtgtttatatatatatattatttagtttgaatatttattaaataaaaattcatatgcgttatattttatgatcatttgtaacttattataacaaaaaaataatctattgatcacaaaattttcagagtgggaatattcaaatttctaataatatatagacattttgaaaaattcaaatataacatataagaaaaaatataaatgtttttattatatatttaatgtgattttttaatatctttcaataatataaaatttaaaaaaaaaactaagacacaaaaattgttatcaaatatttattattcataataattaattttcatatatacgttaatcatattaggtaatttcgtagcttctaattaaggaaagtgcaaaaaaaattttggtagattatttatcaattagatagttagtttaataaaaaatataatgtaagtcaagatggaccaacctatttttctaagaatagtatattttatatagtcatttattaaatgagaatttataatgatacagttctatgatcattcatatcattttataactgaatatttaaataatcgataacaaaaatttcaatgtgaaatttttaataagtttataatttaaaaatgtttttgaaaattcattgaaagttttaatattaaaatatttatgtaatcttatggtatatagtataatctatatatatatataaatatatatgttttattattaaatgatattttttactcatatggttttaaaataatgtgtatcttcttataatattaaataaaagttcatattaatacaattttatgatcatttgtaacttattatgacaaaaaaaataatctattgatcacaaaattttcagagtggggatattcaaatttctaataatttatagacgttttgaaaaattcataatataacatataagaaaaattataaatgtttttattatatatttaatgtgatttttaaatatattttaataatataaaattaaaaaagaactaagatacaaaaattgttatcaaatatttattattcattataattaattttcacatatacgttaatcatattaggtaatttcgtagcttttatttaaggaaagtgcaaaatattttttggtacgttatttatcaattcgatagttagtttaataaaaagtgtaatataagttaagatgaaccaacctatttttctaggaatagtatattttgtatagttatttattaaataagaatttataatcatacagttctatgatcgttcatatcgttttataacaaaatatttaaatcatcgataacaaaattttcaatctgaaatctttaataaatttataatttataaatgttcttgaaaattcattgaaagttttaatattaaaatatttatgtaatcttatggtatatagtgtttaatatatatatatatatatatatatatatatatatatatatatatatatatttattttattattaaatgatattttttactcatatggttttaaaatcatgtgtatcttcttataataaaaatgttaaaccaattgatcattaatttttaacataataattttaatagttttagtcatttattgtcgtttttaaaaattcaaaatataacatatacgaaaaaatctaaattttatttttatagctaatttgattgtttaatttattttaataatataaaattaaacaaaaaatgatggaggagatatacattgttatcaaatctttattattaaactcattaattgtcatatatatattagtcatttatggtaattccgtaggttttatttaaggaaagaaaatatcatatcatatcattatatcatatagtttgaccaacttatgtatctaacaacatataaaaatcgaatgtggacctacttatttttcaattgaatgtaattgactacctaattgagtgccacctatgcattggggcctcttttaattaatacaaaattgaggttacatcttttcaaatgttcctcaattaatatataagggatatacaACTAGCTGCAACACGTACACCCAATTAGCCCAATTGTATACATGTGTACATCATTGCAAATAAACAAACTCGTACACAAATGATCTTTTGCACATGTACATACCAAAAAACGGACTATTTCTATCTTTCGTACACATGTACAGCGGATAAGCTTAAGCTAAATACAAACAGAGATACATACCCCTGAATCGTGTTCACCCATCTCCGGCATGCCGTTAAGTGTGCCTCTCACCGCCAAAAGAAGATCTACGGCGGAGTACATGTTCACCCTCTCGCGTGGAAACCGGTCAGTCGCAAAGAGCCTCTCCGGTAGCCCTTCTTTCAGATCCTCAACCTCCGTCGTTTCTGTTCCTACataaaaaaaccctaaaaatcaGATACATAATCCCTTAAGATCTACAAAAAAGTGACACTCACCGCCGTCCTTCTCTTTCCTATGCCGGCTACATCTTTTCAACATCTTTCTTTAAACAATTTATTGATATTTTCGTTCGCCTGAATTTGCCGTCCTCTGGCTTTTTCTGCCTCACTTTCttagtttctttatttttctcggTAAAAGttacgaaaaagaaaaagaaaccgcATCCGTCTTTAGTCAAAGAAACAATAAATAGAAACTGATTAACTCTCACCTCGGATCCACcactaattttcaaattttaaaagcgAAGACAATTAAAGCTCATCTAACTAAATCTCAAATCACTAGTTACGCTTTATGAAGGTCAAGTTGAGTCTTTTCACCCAAACCGTGCCATAATAACTGTAACTGTtccattttgtaaaaaaaactcAGAACTGCTCTCGAGTGTAAATAACTCTTATTAATAAGATCCGACCGAAAataactgaattttttttttttttaaatgtaaaaaatacaGTTGATTGTACTCGGGTCAAAATCACAGTGTTTACATTTTCCAACGAATTTCAGATTCCTTTTGCAATTCCAATATTGGTTAATATCAATGAAAAAGATTGTTTAAAGTTTTGGTATTGAGACTTGCAAATCATGCCCTTTCTTTGTTATGACCAGGATTGCAAATTCTTGTTAACAGATAGATAACCACGTGTTTCTTAAGAAAATCCTAAAGAATGTCTCTCGCCAGAATTAAAACATACAAAATGATCTATGTACATTTAGGACTTATCTACAATTTGAATAAACCATAATGTACAActacaaaatacaaaaacttACCTGCAAATGACATATAaatgatcaatttttttaatggaGTAGGATTAATAACAAGTACAAAATATAGACGTTAGAAACTTATTAGCTATTTTGGTACCATATAAAGGTAGATTCGTGGATGCTTATTTCATAAAGTAAAATGAGCTGAAAGATTAGTTACTTTAAATTACTAAGCATGAATCTCCTTTTTAATTAGGTTGGTAAAATtgacccaaaaagaaaaaattaggTTGGTAAAAAGGGAATTATGGAATAAATCAACAGtgtaaaaaatcaataaatgaTATTCGGAATTACTGAAAGCCTGCATTTCACCAAACACATTGTACTGTACTTAAAGACTGGTGGCTGAAAGAGtgtttgattgattgttttactatacataaaaataacaaaaataaatacaactttttctttctttatcctAATCTTGTCTTCCACATCTGCAGAGAGAGATAAAAGAGTGGTCATCCAAAGCCCTACaaaatcctctctctctctctctttcaccaTTAAAACCAGAAACCCAGaagcagaaaaataaaaagaaatagctTTTACTGAGGAGCCACTACCACTCACAGAATTTTACAGAATCCCAAAAAAAACCCCACAAGAAAAAGATTCAATCTTTCACatccattttttgtttttttttcagaaaaacaTAGAAACAACCTCAAAATCTCTTTCCCACGGCTACACTCTCttacaaagaagaaaaaccaAACATGGGTTTGTCACTCAAGCTCTCGTCTCTTTGCACCATCATCATACTCTCCATGGCTCTGTTCTCAGATCTCAAGCCAGCGGATTCTGCATCACCAGACTACACAAACTTAATCTACAAAGGATGCGCAAGACAGCAGTTCTCAGATCCGTCTGGTCTTTACTCGCAAGCCCTCTCTGCAATGTATGGCTCATTGGTCACTCAGTCAACTAAAACCAAGTTCTACAAAACCACTACTGGTACGACGAGCCAAACCACCATTACTGGTCTTTTCCAGTGTAGAGGAGACTTGAGCAACAACGACTGTTACAACTGTGTTAGTCGTCTTCCTGTTCTCTCCGGGAAGCTCTGCGGCAAAACCATTGCCGCTAGAGTTCAGCTCTCCGGCTGTTATCTTCTTTATGAAATTGCTGGCTTTGCTCAAATTTCAGGTAAACCACCCATATCCGGTTTAATCTCAATGTTTGGTTACACTAAACCGGTTCAGGTTCAATGTTTGTATTTTGGTAATGCTGAACCGAATTTTGAGTCTATAACTAAACCGGATTTCAAGAACCGGATTAAGCATCAGCTTTACTCCGGTTCAACAGTAAAGATTTGGGGATTTAAGGTTGTTTcttcgtttttaattaaaacaaaccGGGTTTGGATTAGCAGGTTGAATTATTATGATAAATGGGTTTTCAATTTTAGGTTATTCATATACGGTTTTATTCCGGTTTAATAAAACCGAACCGAGagtaaataatttgattttcatTCCGGTTTAATAATTTCTCAGGGATGGAGATGTTATTCAAGACATGTGGGAAGAACAACGTGGCCGGAACAGGGTTCGAAGAGAGGAGAGACACAGCGTTTGGTGTAATGCAAAACGGTGTCGTTTCAGGGCACGGCTTCTACGCGACTACGTACGAATCTGTTTACGTGCTAGGACAGTGCGAAGGCGATGTGGGAGATTCAGATTGTAGCGGCTGCATCAAGAACGCGTTAGAGAAGGCTCAAGTGGAATGTGGAAGCTCGAGCTCCGGTCAGATTTATCTTCACAAGTGTTTCATCGGTTATAAGTATTACCCTAATGGTGTTCCCAAAGGACCTTCTTCGCCTTCTTCAAGCTCTGGCTcttcagtttcttcttcttcaggtaaaaattctattatcttgAAAAAgtgttgatatttttttgtttaaagtatagtatgattttaatttaattatctttttatttgacttaaaataatatttaatgttaACTTTAATTCAAAATACTTCAGTGTGAGACTTGTTCTTTCATTTTCAGGCTCCAATcccatttttttcaaatattacttttcctttttcatttttttcaacatCCTAATTAGCTATCATTTAAAATTGAGTATGAACTTCAgggattaatttttttatctaataaaaaatcatttatatatatataaatattttaagaaataaagaataaaataaagagaaatgGGACAGGAACAACAGGCAAAACGGTGGCAATAATAGTAGGAGGAACAGCTGGTCTTGGATTTCTTATCATTTGTTTGCTTTTCGTCAAAaacttgatgaagaagaaatatGACGGTACGTTCTCTCTTCTTTAAATACACATTTATACATGGAGTATAAATTAACAGGCGTTCTACACCCATGCACGTATAAAACCACATGCATACGTAATGCAACTCAGACGCATTCATAATGGATTGCCATTTTATTGATGATGTTATTCTTTTGCCAAAATAaagatttggttttttttttaaccatatATATTCTCCTTCTAATTTGAGCAAAAGTTGAAGATTTGGttgtaagagcatgattattggagggTTGTTAAGGTGAAGTTTTTACCGAAATATAAGAATCCgccttttaacttttaactaaaaaagctaagaatcggtttttaaataagagttttaagcgccggttcttagcttttttagttaaaagttaagagacggattctaatattccgctaagaatctCATCTTAAGAACCcgcaataatcatgctctaagattCTATCCGATATTCCAAATCTTgacacaaatatatatttttttaatatggaataaattgatttgaaagtgaaaGCATTTGTTTATAGGTATGCAAGTGGAGAAAGAAGggcaaatattttatatgattgtGTACCTATTTGTTTATTTTGGCAGATTATTGAAAATAAGGAGGATGAAGCCAACAAAAAGAACCCAACCCCGGAATAGAGGTAAAAGCTAATGTGGATTCCGAGGTGCATCAGTGCATGCAATTAATTTCCGATTTTGGATTCCTTCAAATTGATattctatttgatttttttttttttttttttttttgcggtgGATGGATGAAGAAATGGGACCATTATGTTAGAAGGGACTCGAGTActtcaaatatgttttcaaattcggtttaaaaaagaaaactgtAAATGAATTTGATCATCCGTACTTGCTAAAGACTTTTGTCTGAATTTCCTATATTTTAAGCTCGGTAAGGTCTATTAGAAACCATTAAACTAGACACATTTCGAATTTGAAAtggttaaatatttaacaaaataagtTTATATTCCCTTTATTTCATATTACTTGTTGAACTacagtagtttttttttgttaaaaaactattttataaatttaaatatttaaagtaattttTACATTTAGTTAAGTTTTTGActagattttaataaaataataaatgttataAGACTTTAATTTTCATCGATCCTTGAAACGATAtaagaaatatttatgttaggtTTTGTTTGCTTTATGTTATTAACTCATAGTTTAATGTATTCACTATGCTTCTAATTTTAAATAAGTGATTTTGACTAtcaattgttttatattaaCTCATAGTTTAATGTATTCACTCTGCTTCTAATTTTAAATAAGTGATTTTGACTATCAATTGTTTTATGATAGATTGTTAGGTGAtcttttgaatttgaaatgCAAAAAGTATCTCCTTTTATCAACTGTCGTTATCAATAATAATAGGATAGTGTTTAGACTATACGATAAGGGTTATCATAATATCATCATAGGTATTTTGTTAACAACTGGACCGGACCACTCATGCTTTAAGAAAATTGACCAGATAATACCGTAATGTTTTTTTACCAATAGCAATTAGGCAGCGTCTACACTATAACtatcacttaaaaaaaaacacgcaAATTGTCATTAAATTATGAAGAGTtagaagataatcacaaaggtTTCCTCAACAACTAAAAACATGCTTAGCTAAAGTACCAGCAGCACTATTTCTCTCACGCCAGATCCAGTTTACATCAAAAGCGGAAGCTGAAGCAAGAATATCAACAATCATGCCAATGCCATATAATATAATTCTGAGAAAGAACATTCAGAATTAATGGCTTTGACAAGCTGACTTGAATCCTATTCACAGCAAACTGAAGAGTAGCCCCGTTCTCTGCACTTCGTAAGGGCTTCCCGGAGAATCAGTCCTTCTGCAGAAAGGAGAGATTGAACAAATCTCGCAGGGGCCGCATACGACAACGACACGGTTCTATCATCCTCCTCGATTTTCCATCCAAGCCCTGTAATGTGAGACAATTCTTACACTATAACCCAAGACTATAACTATCACTTAAAAGTGAGAAGTGGtgaatttattgttttcttcttgGAATCTGCTAAGTTTCTTTGGCtttcaacttaaaaccaattgtcAATTAATAGATTTGTCCaagtcccttatatattactcaagtccTTTTTATATTTCCGATGTGGGATCTTCTCTCTAATACCCTCTCTCAAGATAATGGTGCGTATAACCATTAATCTGGCATAATCCATCGTACCCCCTCCGAGATCATGCTTTACTTTTCTAGCGATCTTGGTGGAACTGAGCCTTCTATGGGCCATCAGCTAATGAGATGATCATGCTACTGTCCGGCCGGATTAATGGGTCAGGGTGTTGGaccggctctgataccatgagaagTTCTATAATCGTATCATTGTTCTTATTATTCATCTAAGACCTCAAGGcctatatttatatacattagATTTCCTAATACTATCGAATAGAGGAAACTACAATAATGGAAATATTCTATTCTAATGTCATCTAGGTTTAGGATTTGTTAATATCCCAATACCTTCCCTCAAGTTGGAGCATACAAATTTTGTATGTCCAACTTGAACTACAAGTCTTCAAATTCAAATCGGTTACGTTGTTGGTTCTTTCGTCAAAATCATCAGTTCGTTGGATCGTCGGTTTCGGTTCGTCGAATTCAATACTATCGGGTTCGGTTTCGTCGGTTTCGTCAGGTTCGGTTTCATCAATTCGAGGTCGTTGTAACAACATGAAAGTTCGCTATCCTTGTTGATCAAAGAAAAAATCAAGACAGTTCGTCGGTTGTGAGTTCGTGAGGTCACAGGTTCGGTGGTCGTGAGTTTGTCGGTCGAAGTTGTTCGGTGGTCTTGATTGAAGTCGCAGGTTGAGAGTTCGAGAAATCGCAAGTCATGAGATCGAGTATTCGTGGTCGCAGGTCGTGATGTCGAGAGTTCGAGGTTGCATGTCGTGAGATCGAGATTCGCATGTTGTTTTGAAAGCAATTCGAGTTTGTTTCTTCACGTCATCATCATCCGGAACGTCGTCTTCTTCAATTGTCATCACCATAACCAAACTTTTCTAACCACAATAAATGGAAGCGCAGGTTTTGGTCCTCAAAaaccaacctggctctgataccatgctAAGTTTTTTGGGCTttcaactcaaaaccaattggcaattagtaaATTTGCccaaatctcttatatatataatatattacttAAGTCCGTTTTATATTTCCGATGTGAGATCTTCTCTCCAGTAGAATCACTAGTGTTAGGACCTTTAATATTGTATCGATGCAAATTTAATATCACATCTCTGTGTATAAATTACACTagatatcttcttttttttgtaagttttaataaaaaaatttttttggtcgaaagttttaataatattttgtttttagagCGTTACGTTGCTTTTAGGTTCCTGTCATCTTGTTTTTTCTGCCAACTTGTTTTTGTACTTTTATCAACATCTCGCTCGATAAGaaactttaataattttacgaggggagttttgttttattttatttgtttcgtGTAAATGAGTTGGTTACACCGCGTTCTTCAAAGTTCAAATCTTGTTTGCTTAAATTTAAGTCTGAAAATGCGAACGTTGACTTCATGGATTATGTAGTATTTCTGAACGTGTGTTTGTTTATAGTTCTAAATATCATGTGGTCTCGAGactcattaatttttttatactgCTACGTTCATGCGATTTCACGGAGACGTGGTGCGACTGTATGAGGCCTAtgatatttaaatgttttttggGAATAGCGAAAATTTGATACTCAATTTGcctttttggatcaaacatcTATACTGTCCGCACAAGTTTTAATGACATGCTGACTTGTAAGCATATGTTTTAGCATTTAATTGCATATATTATGAGATTGCGATATGGTAGGTGGTCCAATTGCTACTTTCATAAGAGAATTAATGTTACCGAATTTAAGATGCAGTTCATAAACGctgcaaaagaagaagaaaaagaacaaagCTTCACGCCACGATCACGAGTAAAGAGAGAGTGACACTCGCGACTTTAACCAGACCTACAAGGTAGTTGGATTTAGTCCATGACTGTTTTTAATTGGGCTACAAATTCGAAAAGCCCATTAGTAGCACAGGCCGAAGACTCGCCGTAAATACACGTAAGTACAGCTCCTCGAGCTTGATAGAAGCAACAACAATCAGTCAATGACAAAGATGAACCTGTGTATGAAGAACAGGTCTGCCCCCGGATTTAAAGGTCGTACGCATTTCATTGTAAATTTATAGTAATTTTATACCATAAGAGGattataaaattcaaatatattagttcttttaaattttataaccaAAGCGGATAGTTAATTGGGAAAATTCAACATTAATACACAACTTTAATTATAGTTTCCAGCTTAATACACAAAGTTTTAAAGTGACCAAAACAATACACaatctaaattattttagtCTTTTAATACATCTACTAAAGCTCATGTAATCAATTTACTTGCAACGGTTGACTTGATTAACGAAACTATAAACACCGTAAAACGTTAAATTAATCGTTTAGTTATAAACCATGGTTAATAAACTAATCTTTGTCTAAAACGGTGTCATTTAGAATGGTAATTTTCCCAAATCAAAAACCCTACTTTCTGAAATCCTCTCTTCACGAAAGCATAAGAAATtaacaatcttcttcttctgtcaGAGATGATAGCTGTGACTCCGTGAAGAACAGAAACCTGAGAAGATGAGGTATGACTCGGAGCCGTCGTTAATGTTGTCgctttattttgattttgtgcTCATAGTTGTTGTTTTGTGTTTACAGTGAAATTGATGGTTTGAGGATGCACATTGGCT
Protein-coding regions in this window:
- the LOC106451149 gene encoding plasmodesmata-located protein 3 isoform X1, with translation MGLSLKLSSLCTIIILSMALFSDLKPADSASPDYTNLIYKGCARQQFSDPSGLYSQALSAMYGSLVTQSTKTKFYKTTTGTTSQTTITGLFQCRGDLSNNDCYNCVSRLPVLSGKLCGKTIAARVQLSGCYLLYEIAGFAQISGMEMLFKTCGKNNVAGTGFEERRDTAFGVMQNGVVSGHGFYATTYESVYVLGQCEGDVGDSDCSGCIKNALEKAQVECGSSSSGQIYLHKCFIGYKYYPNGVPKGPSSPSSSSGSSVSSSSGTTGKTVAIIVGGTAGLGFLIICLLFVKNLMKKKYDDY
- the LOC106451149 gene encoding plasmodesmata-located protein 3 isoform X2; protein product: MGLSLKLSSLCTIIILSMALFSDLKPADSASPDYTNLIYKGCARQQFSDPSGLYSQALSAMYGSLVTQSTKTKFYKTTTGTTSQTTITGLFQCRGDLSNNDCYNCVSRLPVLSGKLCGKTIAARVQLSGCYLLYEIAGFAQISGMEMLFKTCGKNNVAGTGFEERRDTAFGVMQNGVVSGHGFYATTYESVYVLGQCEGDVGDSDCSGCIKNALEKAQVECGSSSSGQIYLHKCFIGYKYYPNGVPKGPSSPSSSSGSSVSSSSGKTVAIIVGGTAGLGFLIICLLFVKNLMKKKYDDY